The Sorghum bicolor cultivar BTx623 chromosome 6, Sorghum_bicolor_NCBIv3, whole genome shotgun sequence genome contains the following window.
TGTCCTACCTCTGCATAGCTTCTTGGAGCTTGTGGCATTCCTCTAGAGTGGCATGAGCATCAAATGTGTCATCCAATGGTGAGGCCATTCCAAATGCCTTGGCAAAAAACATACGTGCCAGTGAGTACTCTTCTTCATGCAACACCCCAGAGGTCCAAAAGTAGTTCTCCACCAAACGGTCTCGAGCATACGGTAACTTCACAGTGTCATAAAGGTCCCTCCACCATCTACATTCCAAAGTTGCAAATTAATTTTGTGGACATCTTTTCACAAAATCTTTCTATTATGATCTGCTTCGCAACTTGCAACAATGTACTATATTATTGCTAACACATTATACTATATTATCTGTTGCATGTTCTGCGGTAGATTAAATCTTATATCCATAGAAAATGATATCATTGTCGGCATATACATTAGTAGAAATCACTCAAAAGGAATAAAATATGCGATAACACatacatttatatatatttatccaAACCATGTTGTCATGCCTACTTTATATTGATGATTACATCTACGTGTTATGTTGTTTTACTAGATGCTAATGTTATTCTAATGTGATACACAACAATGACTGTTTTTACATCCAAAAATTTTCTTGTTAAAACTGTAAGTTGTGGGCCCACCCATCTATGTGCTACATTGTTTTACTGGGTGCAAAAATAATTTGAATATGACACACAATAATAATAACACCTTCtatatcaaaaagttttgctgcTAAAATGAAACACCACTGGAATAATTTGAACTATCTTCAATATCAACATGTTTGCCACTGAACATCTTTCTTTCCTTAAGTGTCTATTTAGTGCTTGAATATTCGATTTTCGGTTATATTGAAGAATAGACCACTAAATTGGATAGTATCTTAGTGATAAAGATATAACAATAATGCCACAATTCCAATATCAACAAGACTTCCCCACAGATCCTTTTAGAAAACTCTAGGATGTAAGATGGTATTGTTTTGTAACATTTTTGGGCACTAGTGTTTTATACTTTAGGATTCAGGTACACCATGTATATCATCTCAATTGACAACTTCTGCAAATACCTACCATCTGCTAACAATGTGGTTGGGAGGCAATATGGAAAGTGGTTGGATTAGTTCTCTTCCTAAAACCACCTCGAACATGTAAGCATATGGACATGGCCCTTTAGAATTCTAGCCTTCAGAATTTATCCTCAAATATAAGGCATTCTAGAAGACAGAAACCCATTTTGCATTAAAATACTTTCCATTTATCAAGTAATCACCACTAATTATGTTGATGGTAGCATCTTATTAGGAAATAAAGTGAGGGCACATGCGTATTTTGTGTTCTCTCTTAATCTTTCCTAAAATTTCTAGAATGCACTATATTAAAGGATAGAGGGGAGTATGTACATGTTTCATGTTTGTTTCCATATATATTGATGAACTAGGATAAACATTGATATCAAAGTCCAAAAATGTTTAGCGTATATACAGAGTTTTGTTATATGAATACTTACATTGATAGATCCTTGAGCTCCCTAAGGTGAAGGGCTCTAACaaggataaagtttagcctagCAAGCTCAAGTATTAGGCTGTCGTGTGCCTCTTCATGCTCATACTCTGTAATATAATGCATGGTTTCAAGCCGTCTTGTGAACCGCGGGAGGGCAATGTCGAGAGCACGAGAGATTTGCTTTGATATTGGTGACCTGACCTTGCTTTTGATGCCCTCAAGTTGGCCCCTCGTAAAGACGATGGCCTCATCGAGAACCACCTCACCTGGTACGGCCATGTGAGCTGCATTGTACAAGCTCAACAGGCCCCTAGGGTCACTGCAAAGGCTTGAGCTGAAACTGCCTGTGTCATCTCTGAACTTGTCGAACACATCTGTGTGTACATTGATTCAAAACCACATGTAATTAATTAAAGTGCATACATATACTCCTTCCGTTCCTAAATAACTATCGTTCTCGCTTCCCAAGAAATAACtttgactatctttatataaaaatattaatagttATGATATgcaattaatatcattagatgaATCGTTGAaattattttcataataaatttatttggagatacaaatattgcatgtactttCTACAAATCTAGTCAAAAAACTAAAGTTATTTAGAGACAAAAGGAGTATCTTATAGCAGGTGTGTCGTCTCATGTTTGAAACTCAATTATTATTCATCCCATAAGGACCGATTGCAGACAACTACACAACAGTATTAACTATAAAAGTaaaaaaatatagcaaataattacTTTCACAACTAGAATACATCAGCCTTAGGAAATAATTACTGCAAAAATACATGATATAAGACTGATGTACTCTGAAATGAAAGTTCCAAAGATTGCACATTGATTGTAATTTCGGTTTACTTGCATAGAGTTCAATTCCTATGTGACCAAAACTTAAAAATAAAAACCGAACATGCATTTACGGGTGGGATGAGCTTAGCGTAGTACCCTTAATTAATATAATTACCTGCAGATACCCAGATCCCATGCTGCCGAAGTAGGCGAAACCGAAGTGCGACAATGTGTAGGCTGTTAGACTCTGGCTCCTCTGCCCGGATTCGATCTAATGCAGCCCCGATCACCTCACGGAAGTGGTTGTCTAAGCCAAGACGTTCAAGCGTGTCGACATAGGTCACCAAATCAGCTACATCTAGGGCATCGAAGCTGGCATTGAACACCTGATGTACTTGCCCCTTGAGCTGCTCCGACCTCTCCCTCATCCGTTCCTCTGATCCCTGCATGAATGGAGATAATACCCATTAACGTATAATAACACAAACATAACAAATGAGGAGAAAAATTATTTAAAACTAGTGGTGAACTATAatttaataaatgtgcatgcatATGCTTGGTCTTATATGATCAGCGTATGCTAGCTGCATGCCTGCGAGACAGGAGGGACATAGGTGACGAAGAAATCACCCCATACAGAGGGCGCAAATTCCTTGTCGCCTGTGTCGGCTCCAACGGCCGGAGCCTGCAGTGTGCTGCTCTGACCGCTGTTGTTGATCATCGGCTGGCCGTTCATAACAGCAGCAACCTTGCTGCTCGGGGCCATGTCAATGGTGATGCAACTTGCTATATGACACTCACACTCTACAGCTGGTTGTGGTTTATTACTCGTAACAATGGGTGCTGAAGTGATGTGGCTACTACAATGGTACGTCCATCCCTATTTATAGGCCAACCTAGTGATTTGGTGTGGTAGTTGTGTAATAAGAAATTATGACCTGCTGCATGGTGCTTGCAGCGACGACATGGCAAGGAAATTAAGGTCGATCCGTTCCATAATTGGCGTTAGGTATAGCTGATAATTAAGATTCCattgcaaatatatatatatatatatatatatatataatatgcaCGTGAATCACACCAGAGCACAGGATAGGatagatggacactgtagctgagCAGCCTAACGTACGACCATGACAGCAATATATGATCACTGTGCTGCTTATGGCCACTAAAAGGTGTTTTGTTTTAGGAATTAAAAACGTCTCATCGAAGATATTTAGTAAAGCAGGGGTAGGGGTCCAGAAAAAAATGAGTTTATTTATTCAGAGAGATAACTATTATATATGAATATATATTGCGAACTAGCGTAGCTCAGCTAGTTGGGTGTGGAACATGTCCACTCGTATTTATGTCTCGATTTGACATGAGTGTTCAcattttctagatttattttaaTATTTAATTGCGTTATTTTTTAGCAGTAGACGACGTACCCATCAACAACGACACGTCTTTGCTGACTTTGTCAACGTTGAGATTTACCACTCCAACTCGTTCGGAGTGGCTTATAGGGGTAGGATGTGCCTACGTGGGAATGAGTATGCACTCGTGCATATGAGCATCTGCCTTTGTAACTGGGTTTAGCAAGAAAATgtattttaatatattatttcaggacccACCACGATCAGACAAGGACATGTGTGCACACAGGGTGGTTGTCCACACGTATTCTATTTTATTTCCTTGTGCTTTTCTATGCATAGAGCACCCACTCGTCATGATATAATATTGTACAATACACGCTGTATTTAAGCTTTCCTTGTGCTTTTCTTCATCGTCACCATTGGTCTaaaccttttctatttattatgcAAAGTATTATATCCTAATTACATGTCACGTTTATAACGCTGCGAAGCTACAAAAATGGTGGGCAGATCTAGAGGTTGGTGTAAAACATAAAAACGTTACATGTACCAAATGGCTGCTATACACATCGAAAACGTGATGTAAAACATCATAAAATTAAGTATAGTAGCCATGAACATAAACATATGATTTGGGACCGGCAATGGAATGCTTGTATAGATAAGAATAATTGAATAAATATCTGATGTCAAAATGTAATTCCATATATGAGGTTTTAACTAAATCTATACCTCAtaataaattgtgaaaatttcagtttGCCTAGATTTCTATTCACCTAAAAGTGTCCATATAGAACTTGAGAGAAACGGTACGATACGGCTTACCTGTCATCCCACGCCCCATCATCTACACTTGGGCCAAAACGATTCCAAGCCTGTTGAGCCAATCAATGGACCGAATTTGTTTGGGCATTGGCTGAATTTAGGGCTATGAACTTGGAGTTAGACGACGatctcctcaaaaaaaaaaccctttgATTACTCAAAAAAAGGAAATGGATATGTGTAGTGCCCATATCGCATAGCTGTTATCAGCTGGCCGTTCGACATAAACAGTACCATTTTTTGCCTTTCtaatttttagaaaaattttATATCTTTTTTATTTGGATTACTTAAAGACGAATAATCTCTTTAtattaggattagaattaggatTCTTAGCTATTAAGGTTGCCCTATATAGTGTCAATATAAATCTGGAATCAAACTCTCGAATTAGAATTTCTATTTAGCTTCCTCAAAAGATTGAAGTAATCTATTTATATTAGGATTATGACTTTTCCTAGCTATTAAGGTTACCATATATAGGAACTATATAAAACATGAATCAAACTCCATATCATGTTAGACAAGAGCTATTTTATAACTCGTATAAGCACGAGTTATATATAAGTTCGGACAAAAAAAACTCTGTATTGTTCGGTAGTTAGAGGGAGACAGACAAAAACTGAATTTCTGGTGAATTAAAATTTTTACAATTATATATTAGAGAAAGGTTAGGTAacagagatatagatatagatttgatAGCTTTTTTTTCTCCCATTGGAACCCACAGGCATTTTTGCTAGTATTGACTAACGTACGACCATGGCAGGACGGTTTAGGTAAATAAGGGCACTCGTTCAAATCTGACGCTGCTTATTGCCACTAATGATATTTAtatttctagatttattttagGATTTAGACCTATTTTTTCAGTGGTTGAGTTCCATTAACAACGAGACGTCTTTGGTGACTTCGTCAATCTCGAGATTTACCAATCTAAGTATCTAACTTAGTTGTTCGGAGATACTTATAGGGGTAAGATGTGCGTACGTGTGTTCATGGAGTGAGTGTGCACTAGTACATATTAACGGCTGCGTTTGTAACTAGGTATGACAAGAAATAGTATTAGTATATTATCTTCATGACTCACCATGATCAGACAAGGACATGTGTGTGCACACGGGGTGGTTGTCCACACGTGttcttttttatttccttgtgcTTTTCTATGTGTACAGCACCTATTCATCTCGATAATACTATATAATACACATTGTATTTAAGCTTTCCTTGTGCttttcttcatcatcatcattggtcTAAACCTTTTGTATTTATTATGCTATCCTAATTACATGTCACGTTTATAACGCTGCAAAGCTACAAAAATGTCACTCATCACGTTTATAAAAATGTTACAGGTACCAAATGGctagtatattatatatatacatccacAACGTGATGTAAAGCATCATAAAATTATATATAGTAGCCATGAACATAAACATATATATGATTTGGCACCGGCAATGTAATGCTtgtatagataaaaaaactgaATAAATATTTGCTGTTAAAATATAATTCCATATGGGATTTTAACAAAAATGTTGATTTTAACTGAATAAACATTTATGCATGTACGTAGACCTATTGTGAAGTTAAGAGTGGCGAAGGGCGTGTTCCACACGCACACGTGCGTTGAGCCGAGGTGAGGCATGAGCGTTAGTGTGACTGTGACATGATGCAGTGCGGGGTGGGCTAGTTTTGCCACTTAGGTCTTTTGATGGTGTCGTCAAATGAACAGTTAATATAGAAGCTCTATACGGGTAGTTCGTGAGAACCACCTGTGGAAATCGCGGTTCAATTATATAGGGAAGGCCCGTCTCTATTGAAGTGGCAAGTCATGCATTTTTTGCATAAAATCGCGTGCTATGCGACCGGTGGGATTTGAACCCGTGACCTCCCCTTGGCGCatagcctcctctaccactccatctGTCACTCACTTgtatctatattagagtttcacCACATATTATAGAAGCTCTATACGGGTAGTTTGTGAGAACCGCATGTGGAAATCACGGTTCAGTTATGTAGGGAAGATATTATAGAAGCTCTATACGGGTAGTTCgtgagaaccgcctgtggaaatcgcGGTTCAGTTATGTAGGGAAGCCCCACTAGCTAGCCGTCCGTCCGTCTCCGTTGAAGAGGCAAGTCGTGCATTTTTCACATAAAATCGTGCGCTACGCGACCGGTGGGATTTGAACCCGTGACCTCCCCTTCGCGCAtggcctcctctaccactcctctcgtcactcacttgtgtctatattagTGTTTCctcacatattatcctaaatcGAGCATACATTGATTGTTTGAGGCTGTAAACGGATTTAAATAAAaacattgtcaactacaaagttttataacttttcaagatctacaacttttatattggtagtttctccatccaaggtcatttataaaatttgaattttaaatttgacaAATTCGAATATAGTTTcttatgacaagatgatttcaaatgaaaaaattatcaactataaagttttataacttttcgagatctataactttttatTTTGGTGGGTTTTTCAtatgaggtcatttgaaaaactaaaaaaaatcaatttcaaaATGTTTATATAGGTGGTTTTCTTACGAAACCGCCACAAGAAATCTGATTTTTAGTGACAGTTTCTTAAGAAAACTACCTGTAGAAATATataatttc
Protein-coding sequences here:
- the LOC8065973 gene encoding alpha-humulene synthase, which codes for MAPSSKVAAVMNGQPMINNSGQSSTLQAPAVGADTGDKEFAPSVWGDFFVTYVPPVSQGSEERMRERSEQLKGQVHQVFNASFDALDVADLVTYVDTLERLGLDNHFREVIGAALDRIRAEEPESNSLHIVALRFRLLRQHGIWVSADVFDKFRDDTGSFSSSLCSDPRGLLSLYNAAHMAVPGEVVLDEAIVFTRGQLEGIKSKVRSPISKQISRALDIALPRFTRRLETMHYITEYEHEEAHDSLILELARLNFILVRALHLRELKDLSIWWRDLYDTVKLPYARDRLVENYFWTSGVLHEEEYSLARMFFAKAFGMASPLDDTFDAHATLEECHKLQEAMQRWDESEASILPEYLSMLYIKTLRNFNEFEDILEPNKKYRMVYAKEAYKLFTQNYLQEAIWSSKKYSPSLKEHEDLSIMTSGLPMLTIMTLMGYGDEATQEAFEWVSTVPEMVRASAHVTRLLNDLSSYKLGKRKKQDMPSAVETYMVEKGVTGEEAVKAIAALLENRWRILNQEIMDIDHTLLPAAQLVVNIARATEIIYVHGRDAYTSGEDLKDLVTTLFLKQVPLI